In the genome of Dyadobacter fermentans DSM 18053, the window ACTGACCAGCTTTACGAAGATGCCAACCGCCGCTCGCAAGGCTCCGAATACCTCGAAGCCTATGGTTGCTCGGCGCACACCCTGAAATTGATCCAACGTTACCACATCAAAGGTTTTACGGATACCATCAACACCGCCTGCTCATCGTCGGCGAACGCCATTATGCTCGGCGCGCGGCTGATCCGGTCGGGGAGGGTGAAGCGGGCGATCGTGGGCGGGGTCGATAGCCTTGCCAAGTACACGGTGAATGGTTTTAATGCATTAAAAATCCTCTCTTCGGAGCCCTGCAAGCCGTTCGACGTCCATCGCGACGGCCTGAACCTCGGCGAGGGAGCTGCCTACCTGGTGCTGGAAGCGGAAGAACTGGCCGCGGGTAGGAAAGTGTATGCCGAAATAGCCGGTTACGGTAATGCAAACGACGCGCATCACCCTTCTGCCATGTCGGATGAAGCCGTGGGCGCGATCCGCTGCATGCAGGAGGCCATTCGTTCGGCGGGAATTAAACCTTCGGAGATCGGTTATGTGAATGCGCACGGCACGGGCACGCAGAACAACGACCAGGTCGAGTTTTTCGGGATGGGAGAGTTGTTCGGCAAAATGCCGCCTTACAGTTCTACCAAGTCATATACGGGCCACACGTTGGGCGCCGCAGGTGCGGTGGAGGCCATTTACAGCATTCTCGGCATTGTGCATTCGGAATTGTTCCCGGGTTTGAATGTGAATGAGCCGATCAAAGGTGCCGATCACGCGCCGGTTTCTGAATGGAAAGGGGATTATAAACTGAACTACGTGCTCTCCAACTCGTTCGGTTTTGGCGGGAATTGTACTTCGCTGGTTTTTGCGGGGGTAAACTAATTTTCCTGCATCAGTTTGGCCAGAATCTCCTGTGCGGCCACTGAAATCACGGTTCCGGGGCCGAAAATTCCTTTTACACCTGCCTCATAAAGAAACGGATAATCCTGCTCGGGGATCACTCCGCCTGCGATGACCATCATATCACCTCTGCCCAGCTTCTTCAATTCGCCGATCAGTTCGGGAATGAGCGTTTTATGTCCTGCTGCCAGGCTCGATGCGCCGATCACATGCACGTCGTTTTCGATCGCCTGCATCGCCACTTCGCGGGGCGTCTGAAAAAGCGGGGCAATGTCGACATCGAAACCGAGGTCGGCGAAGCTGGTGGCGATTACTTTTGCACCCCGGTCGTGACCGTCCTGGCCCATTTTTGCAACGATAATCCGTGGCCTGCGGCCTTCCAGCCTGGCAAAGTCATCGGACATTTCCCGGGCCCGCCGGAAGTTTTCGTCGTCCGAAACTTCGGTCCGGTACACGCCCGAAACTGCCCTGATGCCCGACTGGTATCGCCCGAATTCCTTTTCCATCGCCATTGAAATTTCTCCTAATGTAGTTCTTTTCCGCGCCGCGTCCACGGCTAATGCAAGCAGATTTGTATGCATATCGCGTCCGCCGGACTGCCGGCATGCCTCAGTAATGCGGTCGAGGGCCTGGCTTACTTCCGACTCATTTCGGCTTTGGCGGACGGCTTTGAGCCGGGCGATTTGCGCATTCCTTACCGCCTCATTATCAATTTGTAGTATTTCAAAGTGCTGTTTGTCAGTAGTCTGGTAACGATTTATGCCTACAATCACCTCCTTACCCGAATCGATCCGTGCCTGCTTGCGGGCGGCGGCTTCCTCGATGCGCATTTTGGGAAGGCCGGTTTCGATGGCTTTGGTCATGCCGCCCAATGCCTCCACTTCCTCGATGAGCGCCCAAGCCTTTTCGGCAAGTTGTGCGGTCAGGTATTCGACATAATACGAACCTCCCCACGGATCGACGGCCTTGCAAAGATCCGTTTCGTTTTGGATAAAGAGCTGCGTTTCG includes:
- a CDS encoding beta-ketoacyl-[acyl-carrier-protein] synthase family protein, translating into MGRVLVTGMGMISAIGNNVAENHESLRSGRSGIGSVSYFESLYASQLPFGEVKLSNEELKTAQNLEQSSGYTRTCLLADKAFCEAIADAGLSKGQLSSLDTALISASTVGGMCLTDQLYEDANRRSQGSEYLEAYGCSAHTLKLIQRYHIKGFTDTINTACSSSANAIMLGARLIRSGRVKRAIVGGVDSLAKYTVNGFNALKILSSEPCKPFDVHRDGLNLGEGAAYLVLEAEELAAGRKVYAEIAGYGNANDAHHPSAMSDEAVGAIRCMQEAIRSAGIKPSEIGYVNAHGTGTQNNDQVEFFGMGELFGKMPPYSSTKSYTGHTLGAAGAVEAIYSILGIVHSELFPGLNVNEPIKGADHAPVSEWKGDYKLNYVLSNSFGFGGNCTSLVFAGVN